Proteins encoded within one genomic window of Panicum virgatum strain AP13 chromosome 1N, P.virgatum_v5, whole genome shotgun sequence:
- the LOC120653695 gene encoding cytochrome P450 87A3-like produces MESLVCGAVWAATLAMVMAFITWAYRWSHPKASGRLPPGSLGLPLLGETLQFFAPNPTCDVSPFVKERLNRYGNIFKTSIVGRPVVVSADPDLNYYVFQQEGKLFESWYPDTFTEIFGRDNVGSLHGFMYKYLKTLVLRLYGQENLRAVLLAETDGACRASLASWAGRPSVELKDAISTMIFDLTAKKLISYEPSKSSENLRKNFVAFIRGLISFPVDIPGTAYHECMQGRKNAMKVLKKMMRKRMADAGRQREDFFDVLIEELRREKPVMTEAIALDLMFVLLFASFETTALALTLGVKLLAENPRVLRALAEEHEAIVRSRKDSDAGLTWAEYKSMTFTSQVILEIVRLANIVPGIFRKALQDIEFKGYTIPAGWGVMVCPPAVHLNPEIYEDPLAFDPWRWQDKAEITGGTKQFMAFGGGLRFCVGTDLSKVLMATFIHSLVTKYSWRTIKGGNIVRTPGLSFPDGFHVQLFPKELTPSSVLNTACSV; encoded by the exons ATGGAATCGCTGGTCTGTGGTGCAGTATGGGCTGCGACCTTGGCCATGGTGATGGCTTTCATCACGTGGGCGTACAGGTGGAGCCATCCGAAAGCGAGCGGCCGGCTGCCTCCGGGCTCCctcggcctccctctcctcgGCGAGACCTTGCAGTTCTTCGCGCCGAACCCTACCTGTGACGTCTCCCCATTCGTGAAGGAGAGACTGAACAG GTACGGGAACATCTTCAAGACGAGCATCGTCGGGCGGCCGGTGGTGGTGTCGGCGGACCCGGACCTCAACTACTACGTGTTCCAGCAGGAGGGGAAGCTGTTCGAGAGCTGGTACCCGGACACCTTCACCGAGATCTTCGGCCGCGACAACGTCGGCTCCCTGCACGGCTTCATGTACAAGTACCTCAAGACCCTCGTGCTCCGCCTCTACGGCCAGGAGAACCTCAGGGCAGTGCTCCTCGCCGAGACCGACGGCGCCTGCCGCGCCAGCCTCGCCTCCTGGGCCGGCCGCCCCAGCGTCGAGCTCAAGGACGCCATCTCCACC ATGATCTTCGATCTCACCGCGAAGAAGCTGATCAGCTACGAGCCGTCAAAGTCGTCCGAGAATCTGAGGAAGAACTTCGTGGCCTTCATCCGCGGCCTCATCTCCTTCCCGGTGGACATTCCCGGCACAGCCTACCATGAGTGCATGCAG GGGAGGAAGAACGCTATGAAGGTGCTCAAGAAGATGATGCGGAAGCGGATGGCGGACGCGGGGAGGCAGAGGGAGGACTTCTTCGACGTCCTGATCGAGGAGCTGAGGAGGGAGAAGCCCGTCATGACGGAGGCCATCGCGCTCGACCTCATGTTCGTGCTCCTCTTCGCCAGCTTCGAGACGACGGCGCTGGCGCTCACGCTGGGCGTCAAGCTCCTGGCCGAGAACCCCAGGGTGCTCCGGGCACTAGCG GAGGAGCATGAGGCGATTGTCAGGAGCAGGAAGGACAGCGATGCTGGACTCACGTGGGCCGAGTACAAGTCCATGACCTTCACATCACAG GTCATATTGGAGATAGTACGATTGGCAAACATTGTGCCGGGGATTTTTCGGAAGGCCTTGCAAGACATTGAGTTCAAAG GCTACACCATACCGGCAGGTTGGGGAGTGATGGTGTGTCCTCCAGCAGTGCACTTAAACCCCGAAATCTACGAAGATCCATTGGCGTTTGATCCTTGGAGGTGGCAG GACAAGGCGGAAATCACCGGTGGAACAAAGCAGTTCATGGCCTTCGGTGGGGGTCTCCGGTTCTGCGTGGGCACCGATCTCAGCAAGGTCTTGATGGCAACTTTCATCCACAGCCTGGTTACAAAATACAG TTGGAGAACTATCAAAGGAGGGAACATAGTCCGTACCCCGGGCCTCAGTTTCCCTGATGGATTTCATGTTCAGCTATTCCCTAAAGAGCTGACGCCTTCTTCTGTTCTGAACACAGCGTGTTCTGTCTGA
- the LOC120656786 gene encoding probable methyltransferase PMT15: protein MGVRLAATKLHIPPSAARRPTFLPFVAVLLLCSASYLLGVWQHGGFASPSESPAVSIATAVACTTTAAAATGKKAPSARARPRSSPSQPSRALDFSAHHAAATDEALASSSSSSGSSSSSSASPRRYPACPVKYSEYTPCEDVERSLRYPRERLVYRERHCPASERERLRCLVPAPRGYRVPFPWPASRDVAWFANVPHKELTVEKAVQNWIRVDGDKLRFPGGGTMFPNGADAYIDDIAKIVPLHDGSIRTALDTGCGVASWGAYLLSRDILAMSFAPRDSHEAQVQFALERGVPAMIGVLASNRLTYPARAFDMAHCSRCLIPWQLYDGLYLIEVDRVLRPGGYWILSGPPINWRKYWKGWERTKEDLNAEQQAIEAVARSLCWTKLKEAGDIAVWQKPYNHAGCKASRKAAPKSPPFCSGKNPDAAWYDKMEACITPLPEVSGANDVAGGAVKKWPQRLTAVPPRVSRGFVRGVTAKSFAQDTELWRRRVRHYKSVVSQFEQKGRYRNVLDMNARLGGFAAALAAAGNPLWVMNMVPTLGNTTTLGAIYERGLIGSYQDWCEGMSTYPRTYDLIHADSVFTLYKNRCEMDRILLEMDRILRPRGTVIIRDDVDMLVKVKSVADGMRWDSQIVDHEDGPLVREKILLVVKKYWTAQDQDQ from the exons ATGGGGGTCCGCTTGGCGGCGACGAAGCTGCACATCCCGCCCTCGGCCGCGCGGCGCCCCACCTTCCTGCCGTtcgtcgccgtcctcctcctctgctccgcctcCTACCTCCTCGGCGTCTGGCAGCACGGCGGCTTCGCCTCCCCGTCCGAGTCCCCCGCCGTCTccatcgccaccgccgtcgcctgcaccaccaccgccgccgccgccacggggaAGAAGGCCCCGTCCGCCCGCGCCAGGCcccgctcctccccctcccagcCATCCCGGGCCCTCGACTTCTCCGCGCACCACGCGGCGGCCACGGACGAGgcgctcgcctcctcctcctcctcctccggctcctcctcctcgtcgtcggcgtcgccgcggaggtacCCCGCGTGCCCCGTCAAGTACTCCGAGTACACCCCGTGCGAGGACGTGGAGCGGTCGCTGCGGTACCCGCGGGAGCGGCTGGTGTACCGGGAGCGCCACTGCCCGGCGTCGGAGCGGGAGCGGCTGCGGTGCCTCGTCCCGGCGCCGCGCGGGTACCGGGTCCCGTTCCCGTGGCCCGCCAGCCGCGACGTCGCCTGGTTCGCCAACGTGCCGCACAAGGAGCTCACCGTCGAGAAGGCGGTGCAGAACTGGATCCGCGTCGACGGCGACAAGCTCAGgttccccggcggcggcaccatgtTCCCCAACGGCGCCGACGCCTACATCGACGACATTGCCAAGATCGTCCCGCTCCACGACGGCTCCATCCGCACCGCGCTCGACACCGGATGCGGG GTGGCGAGCTGGGGCGCGTACCTGCTGTCGCGGGACATCCTGGCCATGTCGTTCGCGCCGCGGGACTCTCACGAGGCGCAGGTGCAGTTCGCGCTGGAGCGCGGCGTGCCGGCCATGATCGGCGTCCTCGCGTCCAACCGCCTCACCTACCCGGCGCGCGCCTTCGACATGGCGCACTGCTCCCGCTGTCTCATCCCCTGGCAACTGTACG ATGGACTGTACCTCATCGAGGTTGACCGCGTGCTGCGGCCGGGAGGGTACTGGATCCTGTCCGGCCCGCCGATCAACTGGAGGAAGTACTGGAAGGGGTGGGAGCGGACCAAGGAGGACCTCAACGCCGAGCAGCAGGCCATCGAGGCCGTCGCCAGGAGCCTCTGCTGGACCAAGCTCAAGGAGGCCGGCGACATCGCCGTCTGGCAGAAGCCCTACAACCACGCCGGCTGCAAGGCCTCCCGCAAGGCGGCGCCCAAGTCCCCGCCTTTCTGCTCCGGCAAGAACCCCGACGCGGCATG GTACGACAAGATGGAGGCCTGCATCACGCCGCTCCCGGAGGTCTCCGGCGCGAACGacgtcgcgggcggcgcggtgaaGAAGTGGCCGCAGCGGCTCACGGCGGTGCCGCCCAGGGTGTCCCGCGGCTTCGTCAGGGGCGTCACGGCCAAGTCGTTCGCGCAGGACACGGAGCTGTGGCGGAGGAGGGTCCGGCACTACAAGTCGGTGGTCAGCCAGTTCGAGCAGAAGGGCCGGTACCGCAACGTGCTGGACATGAACGCGCGCCTCGGCGGCTTcgccgcggcgctggcggcggcgggcaaccCCCTGTGGGTCATGAACATGGTCCCGACGCTGGGAAACACGACCACGCTCGGGGCCATCTACGAGCGCGGCCTCATCGGGAGCTACCAGGACTG GTGCGAGGGCATGTCCACCTACCCGAGGACCTACGATCTCATCCACGCGGACTCGGTGTTCACCCTGTACAAGAACAG GTGTGAGATGGACAGGATTCTGCTGGAGATGGACAGGATCCTGAGGCCCCGGGGCACGGTGATCATCAGGGACGACGTGGACATGCTGGTGAAGGTCAAGAGCGTAGCGGACGGGATGAGGTGGGACAGCCAGATCGTCGACCACGAGGACGGCCCGCTCGTCAGGGAGAAGATCCTCCTGGTTGTGAAGAAGTACTGGACTGCCCAGGACCAAGACCAGTAG